A single region of the Oryzias latipes chromosome 19, ASM223467v1 genome encodes:
- the LOC105358720 gene encoding alpha-tectorin-like — protein sequence MSQHYQNKVSGMCGNFNGDPSDDKVKPSGTLAQNDTEFGHSWKSPTSQPGCGSTDEINEDGHCRFSQEYSELCSIITNTSGPFSACHLHSDPQPFFSSCVYDLCLYSPANGMLCSAVSAYEKTCTVLGLNIPEWRPALHCALSDPCEQLNCAEHEWCGKKNGEYGCFCDEHHHRPNNESYDSSITCENSSGTMSVSRCQLFEAGFHSSALHLKDSSCNGTVQNGRLVFHFDNEGHLCGTVLRSNGTHFMYENTIQGDVDTHGSIISRQKNVHLLFCCSYPLSQALSMDVGINPLESVVRKKLPVGVGVYHMRMTPYQDAAFRFPFTSNTNIEMVVDERLYIEVRTEGVDQQQISTVLDSCWATPVNIANYPVRWDLIAEECPNPDDGTVELVQNGISTVARFSFKMFTFTNFSSIFIHCNVHLCLLRHNNCTAHCYPGHPTRFRRDLSYHDSSAISVGPLHLNPRSLGRIQSSSAPGQMTSVFTLVIVLLTVKILIQ from the exons atgagTCAGCACTATCAGAATAAAGTCAGTGGGATGTGTGGGAACTTCAACGGAGATCCTTCAGATGATAAAGTGAAACCGAGTGGCACACTCGCCCAAAATGACACTGAGTTTGGACACAGCTGGAAGTCACCAACCAGTCAGCCAGG ATGTGGATCCACTGatgaaataaatgaagatgGACACTGTCGTTTTTCACAAGAATACTCTGAACTCTGCAGCATCATCACCAACACCAGTGGTCCATTCAGTGCCTGTCACCTGCACTCTGACCCACAGCCATTTTTCTCTTCCTGCGTCTATGATCTCTGTCTCTACTCTCCAGCCAATGGCATGCTGTGTTCTGCAGTTTCAGCCTATGAGAAAACTTGCACTGTTTTAGGCTTGAACATCCCAGAATGGCGCCCTGCTTTACACTGTG CCTTGTCAGATCCCTGTGAACAGCTGAACTGTGCAGAACATGAGTGGTGCGGGAAGAAAAATGGAGAGTACGGCTGCTTCTGCGATGAGCACCATCATAGACCAAACAATGAGAGCTACG ACTCGTCCATCACCTGTGAAAACAGCTCAGGGACCATGTCTGTGTCCCGCTGCCAGCTGTTTGAGGCCGGCTTTCACTCCAGTGCTCTCCATCTTAAAGATAGCTCCTGCAATGGAACTGTTCAGAATGGAAGACTTGTTTTCCACTTTGACAATGAGGGTCATCTTTGTGGAACCGTTCTCAGG AGCAATGGAACCCATTTCATGTATGAGAACACCATTCAGGGGGATGTGGATACTCATGGAAGTATCATAAGCCGTCAGAAGAACGTCCATTTGCTCTTCTGCTGTTCTTACCCTCTGTCCCAGGCCCTGTCTATGGATGTGGGCATAAACCCTCTGGAGAG TGTAGTGAGGAAGAAGCTTCCAGTTGGTGTTGGTGTGTATCACATGAGGATGACCCCCTATCAGGACGCAGCCTTCCGCTTCCCCTTCACCTCTAATACAAACATAGAAATGGTGGTAGATGAAAGGCTTTACATTGAGGTGCGGACTGAAGGTGTGGATCAACAACAGATTTCCACTGTTCTGGACTCATGTTGGGCGACACCAGTCAACATTGCAAACTACCCTGTTCGTTGGGATCTCATTGCTGAAGA GTGTCCCAATCCAGATGATGGTACAGTTGAGCTGGTACAGAATGGCATCTCCACAGTGGCTCGTTTCTCCTTCAAGATGTTCACCTTTACCAACTTCTCATCCATTTTCATTCACTGTAATGTCCACTTGTGTCTGTTGAGACACAACAACTGCACAGCT CATTGTTATCCTGGTCACCCCACGCGTTTCAGGAGGGACTTGTCCTATCATGACTCTTCAGCCATCTCAGTTGGACCACTTCATCTGAACCCACGTAGCTTAG GAAGGATCCAGAGCAGCAGTGCTCCAGGACAGATGACATCTGTCTTCACCCTGGTCATTGTTTTGCTGACAGTCAAAATTCTGATCCAATGA
- the LOC105358820 gene encoding uncharacterized protein LOC105358820 produces MVIATVIVGGYNLKLGVIVAMTPSLSNDIRACSLEMSQGAIKGDVMWVSPDSAGGHPIITAQLAIPDGALLCRSAGCSGTIKRVKQCSCTVAKARSIGKNADWHFTSADVVKSVEMHSSTKGSKLDKGYKLFHEEFIHNYQAGSAGSSTPPGLHEWLAKMAQTKNTGLRSTLYKAYTGPLPDPDMMASGSKLSQVQPQSLMAVVLDGVSEMELSPSIFGSVPRGSPMSYHCPPKKSSDLLLHHMAPEFPSLPVMQHTFPRLHFVPTLHQLMHLQSLEVSPQLSCEIAKETQQQSKCPAWTQLRRPRLTASLFWDACCSRACRAELESAAIRMIRGSTKQTAAMKRGLLVESEVLANYAALLRVNVLPAGFFIHPDAPHLGASPDGRVYDPSESPPFGLVEVKSSTKNDPSQVAHLKVQEGHASLRRSHKYYWQVQGQLAITGLTWCDFVTDTLSTITVERIWRDDSFIAEMKEKLDLYYYGTYMNAYLELQ; encoded by the exons ATGGTCATTGCCACGGTGATTGTTGGTGGCTACAACCTCAAACTGGGTGTGATTGTTGCCATGACTCCCAGTCTCAGTAATGATATAAGAGCATGTTCCCTGGAAATGAGCCAGGGCGCCATCAAAGGTGATGTAATGTGGGTCTCCCCAGACAGTGCAGGTGGACATCCCATCATAACAGCCCAGCTGGCCATTCCTGACGGTGCACTGCTGTGCAGGAGTGCAGGATGCAGCGGCACA ATAAAACGAGTGAAGCAGTGCAGCTGCACCGTGGCTAAAGCGCGTAGCATCGGCAAAAATGCAGACtggcat TTCACCAGCGCCGATGTGGTGAAGAGTGTGGAGAtgcattcgtccactaaaggGAGCAAATTGGACAAGGGGTATAAATTGTTCCATGAAGAGTTTATCCACaattaccaag ctgggtctgcaggcAGTTCCACCCCCCctggcctgcacgagtggcttgcaaagatggcacagaccAAGAACACAG GTctgaggtccacactgtacaaggcatatacag GACCACTGCCAGATCCAgatatgatggcatctggaagcaaaTTAagccaggtgcagccccaatCTCTCATGGCTGTTGTATTGGATGGGGTTTCTGAAATGGAGCTGTCGCCATCCATATTTGGGTCTGTCCCTCGTGGATCCCCCATGTCCTATCACTGTCCACCCAAGAAGTCGAGTGACCTCCTCCTACACCACATGGCTCCAGAATTTCCCTCCCTTCCTGTGATGCAGCACACTTTTCCCAGGTTGCATTTCGTCCCGACCTTGCATCAGTTAATGCATCTCCAGTCTCTAGAAGTGTCACCACAGCTGTCCTGCGAGATAGCAAAAGAAACTCAGCAGCAATCCAAATGTCCTGCGTGGACACAGCTACGGCGACCAAGGCTGACCGCTAGTCTATTTTGGGATGCTTGTTGTAGTCGGGCGTGTCGTGCAGAGCTGGAGTCTGCAGCTATTCGGATGATCAGAGGCTCcacaaagcaaacagctgcaatgAAGCGTGGTCTCCTAGTGGAGTCTGAAGTGCTGGCAAACTATGCTGCACTTTTGAGAGTTAACGTTTTACCAGCAGGATTTTTCATTCACCCTGACGCACCACATCTCGGGGCCAGTCCAGACGGTCGTGTGTATGACCCTTCAGAGTCGCCTCCTTTTGGCTTGGTTGAGGTGAAGAGCAGCACAAAAAATGATCCATCACAGGTTGCTCACCTCAAGGTGCAGGAAGGCCACGCCAGTCTGAGGCGTTCACATAAGTACTATTGGCAGGTTCAGGGCCAGCTGGCAATCACAGGACTGACATGGTGTGATTTTGTTACAGATACCCTATCAACGATAACTGTGGAAAGAATTTGGCGTGATGACTCATTCATAGCagaaatgaaagagaaattGGATTTATATTATTATGGCACAtacatgaatgcataccttgaattacaataa